From a single Nakaseomyces glabratus chromosome H, complete sequence genomic region:
- a CDS encoding uncharacterized protein (CAGL0H06622g~Protein of unknown function) codes for MIRITEVVFRKRSKSVHNKRKPLAAPRFRRTVYRQGTQNHLRLPFLHSFKTVLRQRAEGATISVPVCRCIQLSPNEIMVWTNANGVEPLILHSNTKLQIATTKYTRIQYCPSNKFQLTRRISWYFQWELH; via the coding sequence ATGATTCGTATTACAGAAGTGGTGTTTCGTAAACGTAGCAAGAGTGTGCACAACAAGCGTAAACCGCTGGCCGCTCCTCGTTTCAGGCGAACTGTATATAGACAAGGCACTCAGAACCATCTTCGTCTGCCTTTCCTACACAGTTTCAAAACGGTGTTGCGCCAACGTGCGGAAGGTGCCACTATATCTGTCCCGGTATGCCGCTGTATACAATTGTCGCCTAACGAAATAATGGTCTGGACAAATGCTAACGGGGTTGAACCACTGATATTGCATTCCAACACTAAATTACAGATCGCAACTACGAAATATACACGGATACAATATTGTCCTTCTAACAAGTTCCAACTGACCAGGCGCATATCTTGGTATTTCCAATGGGAGTTGCACTGA
- the PCK1 gene encoding phosphoenolpyruvate carboxykinase PCK1 (CAGL0H06633g~Putative phosphoenolpyruvate carboxykinase; gene is downregulated in azole-resistant strain), with the protein MPSKSSVSGNSVEERIRSELGLSKEVTLIRRNAPAAVLYQDALKEKKTVISSAGALIAYSGEKTGRSPKDKRIVEEETSRDNVWWGPVNKPCSERTWAINRERAADYLRTRETLYVVDAFAGWDPKYRIKVRVVCARAYHALFMTNMLIRPTEEELANFGEPDFTVWNAGQFPANARTQDMTSKTTIEINFKAMEMVILGTEYAGEMKKGIFTVMFYLMPVHHNVLTLHSSCNQGIKNGDVTLFFGLSGTGKTTLSADPHRLLIGDDEHCWSDEGVFNIEGGCYAKCINLSREKEPEIFDAIRFGSVLENVIYDSESHEVDYDDSSITENTRCAYPIDFIPSAKIPCLAPAHPKNIILLTCDASGVLPPVSKLTPEQVMYHFISGYTSKMAGTEQGVTEPEPTFSSCFGQPFLSLHPMRYATMLAEKMHEHSANAWLINTGWTGSSYVSGGKRCALKYTRAILDAIHDGSLAKAEFESLPIFNLQVPKAVEGVPSELLNPARNWSEGEAKYQSAVSKLAGLFVENFKTYQDKATSDVLAAGPQL; encoded by the coding sequence ATGCCATCTAAATCTAGTGTTTCTGGGAACTCCGTTGAGGAGAGGATTAGATCCGAGTTGGGATTGTCCAAGGAAGTTACTCTAATTAGAAGGAACGCTCCAGCTGCTGTGTTATACCAGGATGCTCTaaaggaaaagaagacGGTGATCTCCAGCGCAGGTGCCTTGATCGCTTACTCTGGTGAGAAGACCGGCCGTTCTCCAAAGGACAAGCGTATcgttgaagaagaaacctCCCGTGACAACGTGTGGTGGGGACCAGTTAACAAGCCATGCTCGGAGAGAACCTGGGCCATTAACCGTGAAAGAGCTGCTGATTACTTGAGAACCAGAGAGACTTTGTACGTGGTGGATGCCTTTGCTGGCTGGGATCCAAAATACAGAATCAAAGTGCGTGTTGTCTGCGCAAGAGCTTACCACGCTTTGTTCATGACCAACATGCTGATCAGACctacagaagaagaattggcCAACTTCGGTGAGCCAGACTTCACTGTATGGAACGCTGGCCAATTCCCCGCCAATGCAAGAACCCAAGATATGACCTCAAAGACCACCATTGAAATTAACTTCAAGGCCATGGAAATGGTCATCCTAGGTACCGAATACGCTGGTGAAATGAAGAAAGGTATCTTCACAGTTATGTTCTACTTGATGCCTGTCCACCACAACGTGCTAACTTTGCACTCTTCTTGTAACCAAGGTATCAAGAACGGTGACGTTACATTGTTCTTCGGTCTATCAGGTACCGGTAAAACTACTTTGTCCGCCGACCCTCACAGATTGTTGATCGGTGACGACGAACATTGTTGGTCCGACGAAGGTGTCTTCAACATCGAAGGTGGTTGTTACGCTAAGTGTATTAACTTGTCCAGAGAGAAGGAACCAGAGATTTTCGATGCCATCAGATTCGGCTCTGTGCTAGAAAACGTCATTTACGACAGCGAGAGTCATGAAGTTGACTACGATGACTCAAGCATCACCGAAAACACCAGATGTGCCTACCCAATTGACTTCATCCCATCCGCCAAGATCCCATGTCTAGCACCAGCTCATCCAAAGAACATCATTCTATTGACCTGTGATGCTTCCGGTGTCTTGCCACCAGTCTCTAAGCTAACCCCAGAACAAGTCATGTACCACTTCATCTCCGGTTACACTTCTAAGATGGCTGGCACTGAACAAGGCGTCACCGAACCAGAACCAAccttctcttcttgtttCGGTCAACCATTCTTGTCTTTGCACCCAATGAGATACGCCACAATGTTGGCTGAAAAGATGCACGAGCATAGCGCTAACGCTTGGTTGATTAACACCGGCTGGACTGGTTCCTCTTACGTTTCCGGCGGTAAGCGTTGTGCTTTGAAATACACTAGAGCTATCTTGGATGCCATTCACGATGGCTCCTTGGCTAAGGCTGAATTCGAATCCTTACCAATCTTCAACTTGCAAGTTCCAAAGGCCGTTGAAGGTGTTCCATCCGAGCTTCTAAACCCAGCCAGAAACTGGTCTGAAGGTGAGGCTAAGTACCAATCTGCAGTTTCCAAGCTAGCTGGTCTGTTTGTTGAAAACTTCAAGACTTACCAAGACAAGGCCACTTCCGATGTCTTGGCTGCTGGTCCACAATTGTAA
- the RRD1 gene encoding peptidylprolyl isomerase RRD1 (CAGL0H06655g~Ortholog(s) have peptidyl-prolyl cis-trans isomerase activity, protein phosphatase regulator activity) — translation MFSEPVKRIYDSQGAYYFQSSEAIRRLEGAIVKYTDLVESRDVADLELSGVVGGVVKVLDRLDQLVSETPPIPGPRRYGNMACRDWHEKIEREIPGLLEDLISSHFPSELQCVVELRYYLANSFGSATRLDFGTGHELSFLATVAALDMLGASFDGDQVLYIFDRYYSLVHRLILSYTLEPAGSHGVWGLDDHFHLAYILGSSQWCNRKKLAMEPNDLSDPVLVEQYSRTNIFCKTLNFVFTVKSGAFREHSPMLFDISRSVRTWAKVRKGLWKMYKDEVLNKFPVIQHFWFGTGFYPWVDYKNGKPLPNYENSPDIDETNDLKTQAQANMDGTRVVESRFLSPGNETFVRRPQLPQDSGVGTMRSSTPESRLMNVTTRSTRSTAGPGQGRMGPPTSMGIVQTRMPSSTTSQAHASRLMNTPRQ, via the coding sequence ATGTTTAGTGAGCCTGTGAAGCGGATATACGACTCGCAAGGAGCGTACTACTTTCAGTCATCAGAGGCCATACGCAGACTGGAGGGAGCCATAGTCAAATATACTGATCTAGTGGAGTCTCGTGATGTTGCTGATTTGGAGTTATCTGGCGTAGTTGGTGGGGTGGTGAAAGTATTGGATAGACTGGATCAGTTGGTGAGCGAGACACCTCCGATTCCTGGTCCTAGAAGGTACGGTAATATGGCATGCAGGGACTGGCACGAGAAGATAGAGCGTGAGATCCCCGGTTTACTCGAGGATTTGATCTCATCTCATTTTCCATCGGAGTTGCAATGCGTTGTTGAGCTGAGGTATTACCTAGCGAACAGTTTTGGCTCCGCCACTAGGCTTGATTTCGGAACAGGTCATGAGCTCTCTTTCCTGGCTACAGTGGCCGCACTGGATATGCTGGGTGCAAGTTTTGACGGTGATCAAGTCCtctatatatttgatcGATACTACTCTCTGGTGCATAGATTAATTCTAAGTTATACCTTGGAACCTGCAGGGTCGCATGGTGTATGGGGTCTGGATGATCATTTTCACCTGGCATACATACTCGGTAGTTCTCAATGGTGCAACCGCAAGAAATTGGCCATGGAGCCCAATGATCTAAGTGACCCAGTATTGGTCGAACAGTACTCCAGGACCAATATTTTCTGCAAGACgttaaattttgttttcactGTGAAGTCAGGTGCCTTCCGGGAGCACTCGCCTATGCTGTTCGACATATCAAGAAGTGTAAGGACATGGGCTAAAGTAAGAAAAGGTCTATGGAAGATGTACAAGGATGAGGTCTTGAACAAATTTCCAGTGATTCAGCATTTCTGGTTTGGTACTGGATTCTACCCTTGGGTTGATTATAAGAACGGGAAACCATTACCAAATTATGAGAATTCGccagatattgatgaaactAATGATTTGAAGACTCAAGCCCAAGCCAATATGGATGGAACTAGAGTTGTGGAGTCTAGGTTTCTGTCGCCTGGAAATGAAACGTTTGTAAGACGGCCACAGCTTCCACAAGATTCTGGTGTTGGCACTATGAGATCATCAACACCAGAATCTCGTCTCATGAATGTTACAACGAGGTCAACAAGATCCACAGCAGGGCCAGGACAAGGACGTATGGGGCCACCTACCTCTATGGGTATAGTTCAAACGAGAATGCCATCCTCAACAACATCACAAGCTCATGCTAGCAGGTTGATGAACACTCCACGTCAGTGA
- the IMP21 gene encoding Imp21p (CAGL0H06677g~Ortholog(s) have transcription coactivator activity, role in carbon catabolite regulation of transcription from RNA polymerase II promoter and cytoplasm localization) translates to MQKGILVPSGSERGPTEIQFDSEIGRGRSRDKRTGGNGAGRLSLSRSRSRASSRVREEEFLKWTVLRRDPSMRLTTLKKNKKSGSGTGGDDDDDDDEDDDDEDDDDEEESDEERVSDIENDAEIDEEFHFDLGTKVLPNFSTSINDVLENSKPWIQKYLSTLDMEKERAGVNFETLEGGYSRALELVRKGKGAEAHPETSKNYILCTDLSSESTYALTYVMGSLVSNGDTLYIVHWDGDSTTSTKDSFIDNALRVKKHVRHLMDCVSVIVDDLDVVIISLTHPYPKHLLNEMIHGLKPVTLACSLSLILSSLQNFVCSVPTLVIRKKLKRSRKKGISE, encoded by the coding sequence ATGCAGAAGGGTATATTAGTTCCAAGTGGGAGCGAGCGCGGTCCTACGGAGATCCAGTTTGATAGTGAGATTGGAAGAGGGCGTAGTCGTGACAAGCGCACTGGTGGGAATGGAGCTGGGAGGTTGAGTCTGTCGCGGTCGCGGAGCCGGGCGTCTAGTCGTGTACGTGAGGAGGAGTTTCTGAAGTGGACTGTACTGCGGAGGGATCCCAGCATGCGGTTGACGACGttgaaaaagaacaagaagagtGGTTCTGGTACCGGaggtgatgatgatgatgatgatgacgaggatgacgatgacgaggatgatgacgatgaggaAGAGTCTGATGAAGAGCGGGTGAGTGATATTGAGAACGATGCTGAGATCGATGAGGAGTTCCACTTCGATCTGGGGACGAAAGTGCTGCCAAACTTTAGCACCAGCATTAACGATGTTCTTGAGAATAGCAAACCATGGATACAGAAGTATTTATCTACGTTGGATATGGAGAAGGAGAGAGCGGGCGTGAACTTTGAGACCTTGGAGGGCGGATACTCGCGTGCTCTCGAGCTCGTGCGTAAGGGTAAAGGTGCGGAGGCTCACCCTGAGACAAGCAAAAACTATATTCTGTGCACTGACTTGAGCAGTGAGTCTACCTATGCACTCACATATGTGATGGGGTCTTTAGTGTCTAACGGTGACACCTTGTATATAGTACACTGGGATGGTGACAGCACGACCTCGACCAAAGACAGTTTCATCGACAATGCGCTAAGAGTGAAGAAACATGTAAGGCATCTGATGGACTGCGTAAGCGTTATTGTGGACGACCTAGACGTGGTGATCATCTCGCTGACGCATCCATACCCTAAACACTTGCTGAATGAGATGATACACGGTCTTAAACCCGTTACGCTGGCGTGCTCGTTGTCTCTAATACTATCAAGTCTACAGAATTTCGTGTGCTCAGTACCAACACTAGTTATCCGTAAGAAACTGAAgagatcaagaaagaaaggaatATCTGAGTAG
- the GUT2 gene encoding glycerol-3-phosphate dehydrogenase (CAGL0H06699g~Ortholog(s) have glycerol-3-phosphate dehydrogenase activity, role in NADH oxidation, glycerol metabolic process, replicative cell aging and integral component of mitochondrial outer membrane, plasma membrane localization), whose amino-acid sequence MFARVAASTRAHSRLLAGTVAAGATLAVANHYNNNNKLISNDVSLISPVEKPDVKLPTRDELLDKLSRTNQFDVLIIGGGATGTGCALDAATRGLNVALVEKNDFASGTSSKSTKMAHGGVRYLEKAFWEMSKAQLDLVIEALNERAHLLNTAPHLCKLLPIIIPVYNYWQVPYFYAGCKMYDLFAGSQNLKGSYLMSKNATMEVAPMLDGSNLKAGLVYHDGSFNDTRMNATLAVTAIENSATVLNYMEVKQLVKDKDGKVAGAVVEDRETGKTYSVRAKVVVNATGPYSDRLLQMDANPDGLPDEVVQKTEPIIDGNATVKSIMSQVAVTKPNMVVPSAGVHIILPSFYCPKEMGLLDAKTSDGRVMFFLPWQGKVLAGTTDIPLKQVPENPTATEADIQDILKELQPYIKFPVKREDVLSAWAGIRPLVTDPRKKSKADGSTQGLVRSHFIFTSDHGLVTIAGGKWTTYRAMAEETIDEVVKNGKFDAKPCITRKLKLAGAENWDPNLPALLAQKYHLSQKMSHYLAENYGTRAPLICEMFHEDPENRLPLLLADKEQTPVLGHVDFDSFRYPITIAELKYAIKYEYARTALDFLMRRTRFAFLDAKQALNAVEGTVRLMGDSLGWDEQRRQDEIRYSTEFIKTFGV is encoded by the coding sequence ATGTTTGCTCGTGTTGCTGCCTCTACAAGGGCACATTCGAGGTTACTGGCCGGTACTGTTGCTGCCGGTGCTACACTAGCAGTTGCTAAccattataataataacaacaagTTGATCTCTAACGATGTCAGCCTGATTTCTCCTGTAGAGAAACCAGACGTGAAACTGCCTACAAGAGATGAACTTCTGGATAAACTCTCCAGAACCAACCAGTTCGATGTGCTTATCatcggtggtggtgccaCAGGTACCGGTTGTGCTCTGGACGCTGCCACTAGAGGTCTGAACGTTGCTTTGGTCGAGAAGAATGATTTCGCCTCAGGTACTTCTTCCAAGTCTACCAAAATGGCCCACGGTGGTGTTAGATACTTGGAAAAGGCATTCTGGGAGATGTCTAAGGCCCAATTGGACCTGGTCATCGAGGCCCTGAACGAAAGAGCCCATTTGCTAAACACCGCTCCTCACCTATGTAAGTTGCTACCAATCATCATTCCTGTCTATAACTACTGGCAAGTACCTTACTTCTACGCTGGTTGTAAGATGTACGACCTGTTCGCAGGTTCCCAGAACTTGAAAGGTTCCTACCTGATGTCCAAGAACGCTACCATGGAAGTCGCTCCAATGCTTGACGGCTCCAACTTGAAGGCTGGTTTGGTCTACCACGATGGTTCCTTCAACGATACCAGAATGAACGCTACATTGGCTGTCACCGCTATTGAAAACTCTGCTACTGTTCTAAACTACATGGAAGTTAAACAGCTAGTAAAGGACAAAGACGGTAAAGTTGCTGGTGCTGTTGTCGAGGACAGAGAAACTGGTAAGACCTACAGTGTTCGCGCTAAAGTTGTCGTGAATGCCACTGGTCCATACAGTGATCGACTATTACAAATGGATGCTAACCCTGATGGTCTACCTGATGAAGTCGTCCAAAAGACTGAGCCTATCATTGATGGTAATGCCACAGTCAAATCTATTATGTCCCAAGTCGCCGTTACCAAGCCAAACATGGTTGTCCCATCCGCTGGTGTCCATATTATTTTGCCTTCCTTCTACTGTCCAAAGGAAATGGGTCTGCTAGATGCTAAGACCTCCGACGGTAGAGTTATGTTCTTTTTGCCATGGCAAGGAAAGGTCCTTGCTGGTACCACCGATATCCCATTGAAACAAGTCCCTGAAAACCCAACTGCCACCGAGGCTGATATTCAAGACATCTTGAAGGAGTTGCAACCATACATCAAGTTCCCAGTTAAGAGAGAAGATGTTTTAAGTGCATGGGCTGGTATTAGACCATTGGTCACTGAcccaagaaagaagagcaaGGCCGATGGAAGTACTCAAGGTTTAGTTAGAtctcatttcatttttacCTCTGACCATGGCTTGGTTACCATTGCCGGTGGTAAGTGGACCACTTACCGTGCTATGGCTGAAGAGACTATCGATGAAGTTGTTAAGAACGGCAAGTTTGACGCTAAGCCATGTATCACTAGAAAGTTGAAGTTGGCTGGTGCCGAAAACTGGGATCCAAATCTACCTGCTCTTTTGGCTCAAAAGTATCACTTGTCTCAAAAGATGTCCCATTACTTGGCTGAAAACTATGGTACTAGAGCTCCTTTGATTTGTGAGATGTTCCATGAAGACCCAGAAAACAGACTTCCATTGCTGCTTGCAGACAAGGAACAAACCCCTGTACTAGGACATGTCGACTTCGACAGTTTCCGTTACCCAATTACCATTGCTGAATTAAAATACGCTATTAAATATGAATATGCCAGAACAGCTCTAGACTTCTTGATGAGAAGAACAAGATTTGCTTTCCTAGATGCTAAGCAAGCTTTGAATGCTGTAGAAGGTACCGTTAGATTGATGGGTGACAGCTTAGGCTGGGATGAACAAAGAAGACAAGATGAAATCAGATACTCTACTGAATTCATTAAAACCTTTGGTGTATGA
- the UBP7 gene encoding ubiquitin-specific protease UBP7 (CAGL0H06721g~Ortholog(s) have thiol-dependent ubiquitin-specific protease activity and role in protein deubiquitination) encodes MDRFTPEFSGQLLLQIQQIYVDEIRPQFPQLKLQRLLDLLEQAQCMLEDYMGCVDVDTSKAVRVFITGCFYIYLVMPESMQFQTRSKSYSLYTELRHLYESQLNMTNVIAMVKEEVAQIQEQCDNFQDNEGVDDSKPLGNNLKGADNMLNQGKRLITRRSAYSISSPSGMSTLSLHDELPEHRSEQQTRFPSVERDQSNGMKADMLLEKKQSRTKSNPITNINQPRKSLDVTLNANNEIPTLSLHSDDKAVFDQHNEAKSLPGTATDSDEEYYVEHGSPIWTAPDLDPNDQLKLALGTELLSPPVMGLDGDTLGDDIYYETVSKGDDVSYRGKDFEDLHANRLITHRKDSYHSIYMIDDDNNNSKNYFDGSNAFIQGLERLQKQSIITAPELFSILSNPEERHKLLLIDLRLNKRSMANHIVAPNVVNIDPTNLWDNEANSPIYKDTILEQRLNNPLFNGRLKYDYIVYYSDMKTYMNFEYDYSFILFYLLTTSGKHLSSVPTALLGGYEKWKKVMNTYVSQYQIELDDYLYRPYAPSNNKGEQNNAQIPDVPTWKPPPVPVMVRKRPPPPVPVSIPIPPETPPPLPQKIKLESIEESAPSDNSQYIRPPAKLPIHALHSPRNQTLTRKFSIPTIEKNSNPYVAYSVTGLRNLGNTCYINCMLQSLFATNELKNLFISGKYREYQMKPNDNKESAISNTFANLFNKMYMNGGCTVVPSGFLKICNFLRPDLRIPDDQQDTQEFLLFILNRLHDELSNQVNVINDYPNLLLYDDDKMMVDKEKYKKWFDKTVVANGLSPVDGVFQGQMENALQCQRCGYESVNYSTFYVLSLALPKPSAPAFYKSGRVKLEDCINMFTSDEVLTGENAWDCPKCGSKAVEPRFTSRTSTQTILPNSPHHHKKSKFFGLPTGKAISRSKSPFRKLGLLEKHEGKQEKLDKMERDEIEEWHKMKSKKLVTIKTINFISLPKVLIIHLSRFYYDLTKKNDAVVSYPLVLNIVLKNEEIVRYKLYSIVNHTGNLISGHYTSLVNKDPHHNLGNTEQKWYYFDDEVVKAEKTHGNVDKGITKVSSKNVYVLFYERVD; translated from the coding sequence ATGGACCGTTTTACGCCGGAGTTTAGCGGACAGTTGTTGCTGCAAATACAGCAGATATATGTGGATGAGATCAGGCCGCAGTTCCCGCAACTGAAGTTGCAAAGGCTGCTTGACTTATTAGAGCAAGCGCAATGCATGCTGGAAGACTATATGGGTTGTGTAGATGTGGATACGTCCAAGGCGGTACGGGTGTTTATCACCGGTTGTTTTTACATATATTTGGTGATGCCAGAGTCCATGCAGTTTCAGACTAGGAGCAAGTCCTATAGTCTGTACACAGAGCTTCGGCACCTGTATGAGTCGCAATTGAACATGACTAATGTTATAGCTATGGTTAAGGAGGAAGTGGCTCAGATTCAAGAGCAATGTGATAATTTTCAGGATAACGAGGGTGTGGATGATTCCAAACCACTGGGCAACAACCTAAAGGGGGCGGATAACATGCTGAATCAAGGCAAGCGCTTAATTACCAGGAGAAGTGCTTATTCTATTTCTTCGCCATCAGGTATGTCTACGTTATCCCTACACGATGAATTACCTGAACACAGAAGTGAACAACAGACTCGTTTTCCTAGTGTTGAAAGGGATCAAAGCAATGGGATGAAAGCAGACATGTtgttagaaaaaaaacaatctCGAACTAAATCCAACCCAATCACAAACATTAACCAACCCAGGAAATCCTTGGATGTTACATTGAATGCCAATAATGAAATACCTACCTTATCGCTGCACTCTGATGATAAGGCAGTGTTTGACCAACATAATGAAGCCAAGTCATTGCCAGGAACAGCAACTGACAGTGACGAAGAATATTATGTTGAGCACGGATCACCTATATGGACCGCACCAGATTTAGATCCAAACGACCAATTGAAATTGGCATTGGGTACTGAACTGTTGTCCCCACCTGTAATGGGGTTGGATGGTGACACGCTGGGCGATGACATATACTATGAAACAGTATCAAAGGGAGATGATGTATCATATCGCGGtaaagattttgaagatttACACGCTAATAGACTGATTACTCATAGAAAAGATTCTTACCACtcaatatatatgataGATGACGATAACAATAATTCCAAAAATTACTTTGATGGTTCAAATGCTTTTATTCAAGGACTTGAGCGTTTGCAAAAGCAGAGCATCATAACAGCGCCTGAACTATTTTCTATACTTTCTAATCCTGAGGAACGGCATAAATTATTGCTAATAGATTTGAGGCTGAACAAAAGATCTATGGCTAATCATATTGTAGCACCAAATGTGGTTAACATTGATCCAACGAATTTATGGGATAATGAAGCAAACTCACCCATTTACAAGGATACAATTTTAGAGCAACGTTTGAACAACCCATTGTTCAATGGCAGATTGAAATATGACTATATTGTTTATTACAGTGACATGAAGACGTACATGaattttgaatatgattactcttttatacttttctACTTGTTAACCACATCAGGAAAGCATCTTTCTTCTGTCCCCACTGCACTATTAGGTGGTTATGAGAAATGGAAGAAGGTTATGAACACATATGTAAGtcaatatcaaattgaGCTTGATGATTACCTTTATCGCCCATACGCTCCAAGCAATAATAAAGGTGAACAAAACAATGCGCAAATTCCTGATGTTCCAACTTGGAAACCGCCACCAGTTCCTGTAATGGTAAGGAAACGTCCACCCCCACCAGTACCTGTTTCAATTCCTATTCCTCCTGAAACACCGCCACCATTACCGCAGAAAATAAAGTTAGAGTCAATTGAAGAGTCAGCACCAAGCGATAATAGTCAATATATCAGACCACCAGCAAAATTACCCATCCATGCATTGCATTCACCAAGAAATCAAACTCTTACTAGAAAGTTTTCTATTCccacaattgaaaaaaattccAATCCTTATGTGGCATATTCAGTCACAGGCTTAAGAAATTTGGGTAACACCTGTTATATAAATTGTATGCTTCAGAGTCTTTTTGCAACTAATGAGCTTAAGaatctttttatttctggTAAATATAGagaatatcaaatgaaaCCCAACGATAATAAAGAATCAGCAATTTCCAATACATTTGCAAATCTTTTTAATAAAATGTACATGAATGGTGGATGTACTGTTGTACCTTCTGGATTCCTAAAGATTTGTAACTTTTTAAGACCAGATTTACGCATACCTGATGATCAACAAGATACCCAAGAATTTCTATTATTCATACTGAATCGTCTTCATGATGAACTCTCGAACCAAGTTAATGTTATAAATGATTACCCAAACCTACTTCTATATGATGATGACAAGATGATGGTCGATAAAgagaaatataaaaaatggtTTGATAAAACAGTGGTAGCAAATGGGTTATCCCCTGTTGATGGAGTTTTTCAAGGGCAAATGGAGAACGCTTTGCAGTGTCAACGGTGTGGGTACGAATCAGTCAATTATTCGACATTTTatgttctttctttagCTCTTCCTAAGCCAAGTGCTCCTGCCTTCTATAAATCAGGAAGAGTAAAATTGGAGGATTGCATTAATATGTTTACTAGTGATGAAGTTTTAACAGGCGAGAATGCTTGGGATTGTCCTAAATGTGGTTCAAAAGCTGTAGAGCCTAGATTTACTAGTAGGACAAGTACACAGACAATCTTGCCAAATTCACCCCATCAtcataaaaaatcaaagttTTTTGGGTTACCTACAGGAAAGGCCATTAGTCGCTCAAAATCACCATTCAGAAAGCTGGGTTTATTGGAAAAGCATGAAGGCAAGCAAGAAAAATTGGATAAGATGGAGAGAGATGAAATAGAAGAATGGCATAAGATGAAGAGCAAGAAACTTGTCACGATAAAAACaatcaattttatttcattaccCAAAGTCCTGATAATACATCTTTCTCGTTTCTACTATGATCTCACGAAGAAAAATGACGCAGTTGTGAGCTATCCCCTTGTGTTGAAtattgttttgaaaaatgagGAAATTGTGCGCTATAAGTTGTACAGTATCGTGAATCATACAGGTAATTTGATAAGTGGGCATTATACATCATTAGTCAACAAAGATCCTCATCATAACCTTGGTAATACGGAACAGAAATGGTATTATTTTGACGATGAAGTAGTTAAGGCTGAAAAGACACATGGTAATGTAGATAAAGGTATAACCAAGGTATCAAGTAAGAATGTGTACGTTCTATTTTATGAGAGAGTTGATTGA
- the ATG44 gene encoding mitofissin (CAGL0H06732g~Ortholog(s) have cytosol, fungal-type vacuole localization): MTLIGKAVHLSVDLVLVSTCLAAVKRNTGLVPRTELIPNTTARDYFEKYLAFGESTYDYTVATCGTSSYFKR; this comes from the exons ATGACACTA ATCGGTAAAGCTGTGCACCTATCTGTGGACCTTGTCCTGGTATCGACCTGCCTGGCTGCGGTCAAGAGGAACACCGGCCTTGTGCCAAGGACAGAGTTGATCCCAAACACCACGGCCCGTGATTACTTCGAGAAGTACCTGGCATTTGGCGAGTCGACCTACGACTACACTGTTGCTACTTGCGGCACATCTAGCTACTTCAAGAGGTAA